A single window of Dehalococcoidales bacterium DNA harbors:
- the rpmB gene encoding 50S ribosomal protein L28 — MKCDLCDKTPQFGNNVSHSKRHTKRRWMPNIHRVTLIVDGKKKRLSLCTRCLRTQHKLARTLPTTIN; from the coding sequence TTGAAGTGCGATTTGTGTGACAAGACGCCACAGTTCGGCAATAACGTTAGTCACTCCAAGCGCCATACCAAGCGGCGCTGGATGCCGAATATTCACCGGGTCACTCTCATTGTGGACGGTAAGAAGAAGCGACTCAGCCTGTGCACCAGGTGCCTGCGCACCCAGCACAAGCTGGCGAGAACACTGCCCACTACCA